In a genomic window of Jaculus jaculus isolate mJacJac1 chromosome 8, mJacJac1.mat.Y.cur, whole genome shotgun sequence:
- the LOC123462948 gene encoding LOW QUALITY PROTEIN: olfactory receptor 2H2 (The sequence of the model RefSeq protein was modified relative to this genomic sequence to represent the inferred CDS: inserted 1 base in 1 codon) — protein MVNQSSPVGFILLGFSEHPDLAKILSVVVLCSYLLTLAGNTPIILLSTLDSRLHSPMYFFLCNLSFLDLCFTTGCAPQMLVNLWGPTKTISFLGCSAQLFIFLSLGTAECVLLAAMAFDRYXAVCPPLHGAVVRPRLCWQLAAVAWVMGLVHSMVQTPPTLRLPFCPHHQVDDFVCGVPSLIRISCGDTTCTEIQMAVASGLILVVPLSPSFSLKAQLPWRAVLRIDSATGRKKASGTCSSHLIVATLFYSSVIAVYLQPQNPYAGERGKFFGLVYAVGTPTLNPLVDTWRNKEVKRAFWRLLGKEV, from the exons ATGGTCAACCAAAGCTCCCCAGTGGGCTTCATACTTCTGGGCTTCTCTGAACATCCAGACCTGGCAAAGATTCTCTCTGTGGTTGTCTTGTGTTCCTACCTCCTGACCCTGGCAGGCAACACACCCATTATACTGCTGTCCACGCTGGACTCCAGGCTCCATTCTCcaatgtacttcttcctctgcaACCTCTCCTTCTTGGACCTCTGCTTCACCACAGGCTGTGCCCCTCAGATGCTGGTCAACCTCTGGGGCCCCACAAAGACCATCAGCTTCCTGGGCTGCTCGGCCCAGCTCTTCATCTTCCTGTCCCTGGGGACCGCCGAGTGCGTCCTCCTGGCAGCGATGGCCTTTGACCGCT GTGCCGTCTGCCCACCCCTGCACGGTGCCGTCGTCCGTCCCCGCTTGTGCTGGCAGCTGGCAGCTGTGGCCTGGGTCATGGGGTTGGTCCACTCCATGGTCCAGACGCCTCCCACCCTCCGCCTGCCCTTCTGCCCCCACCATCAGGTGGATGACTTTGTGTGTGGGGTCCCTTCACTAATTCGAATCTCCTGTGGAGACACAACCTGCACCGAGATCCAGATGGCTGTCGCAAGTGGCCTCATACTCGTTGTGCCTCTGAGCCCGTCCTTCTCTCTTAAGGCGCAATTGCCCTGGCGGGCGGTGCTGAGGATTGACTCTGCAACAGGGCGCAAAAAAGCTTCCGGAACTTGCTCCTCCCATCTCATTGTGGCCACCCTCTTCTACAGTTCAGTCATTGCTGTTTATCTGCAGCCCCAAAACCCTTATGCTGGAGAGAGGGGCAAGTTCTTTGGTCTCGTCTATGCAGTGGGCACTCCTACACTCAACCCTCTTGTAGATACCTGGAGGAATAAGGAAGTAAAGAGGGCGTTCTGGAGGTTGCTGGGGAAGGAAGTGTAG